A single region of the Ptychodera flava strain L36383 chromosome 9, AS_Pfla_20210202, whole genome shotgun sequence genome encodes:
- the LOC139139855 gene encoding ADP-ribosylation factor 6, whose translation MGKLLSKIFGNKEMRILMLGLDAAGKTTILYKLKLGQSVTTIPTVGFNVETVTYKNVKFNVWDVGGQDKIRPLWRHYYTGTQGLIFVVDCADRDRIDEARQELHRIINDREMRDSIILIFANKQDMPDAMKPHEIQEKLGLTRIRDRNWYVQPSCATTGDGLYEGLTWLTSNNKS comes from the exons ATGGGGAAGCTGCTGTCTAAAATATTTGGGAATAAGGAAATGCGAATCCTTATGCTCGGGCTAGATGCTGCAGGAAAGACAA CTATATTATATAAATTGAAATTAGGTCAATCAGTCACAACCATTCCTACCGTAGGCTTCAACGTAGAAACTGTAACCtacaaaaatgttaaattcaACGTGTGG GACGTAGGAGGGCAAGATAAAATACGACCTCTATGGCGGCACTATTACACTGGAACACAAGGACTCATATTTGTAGTTGACTGTGCAGACAGAGATAGAATTGATGAAGCAAGGCAAGAACTTCACCGAATTATTAATGATAGGGAAATGAGAGACTCCATTATATTAATATTTGCCAATAAGCAAGACATGCCAGATG CAATGAAACCACATGAAATTCAAGAGAAGCTCGGCCTTACAAGGATAAGGGATCGCAATTGGTACGTGCAACCATCATGTGCGACTACAGGAGACGGTTTATATGAGGGACTCACTTGGTTAACGTCAAACAACAAGTCATAA